In Bicyclus anynana chromosome 1, ilBicAnyn1.1, whole genome shotgun sequence, a single window of DNA contains:
- the LOC112050202 gene encoding uncharacterized protein LOC112050202 produces MSYEKMEVVNPAEKEASEVLHSLLSVERRSVDSKETIIVAIPSDQNGGDYGESAQWHTPVMGQHSVFELGTAQNMQQHSYNGHQEQVLWQGHTIQVENGDGNIQAMQGTYSIEFETNVETADLDVETKPNVEKKAGAKRKKKAESDSDEEVLDNKLEDNPAQVKERLRRGCDCKDNCYRGLNPEAVYRHRLNIAELTKSEHDMYLMGITMASLANPAETSRHKVRRRLRACYVYQGRKVCLEAFLYLENVTHYQLKRIRQHVMTHGVAPRIHGNVGKKPYNTFTLDIYKHATNFLKEYLKQHASSPKDVQPSGEGKKASKTVIIQGDSRKHLFEAYKEYGEILEPGVKLMGYSTFRAFMKDQFPHVKFATKKQELPKDLVPFRSGKCMSYDKNKDPIRIQQEKEKADAKKAAMEQKKKEEHEREQQAQQQAQQQQQVQQQQQQQQQQQQVQQVQVQQHQQMQNQPHVVIHQQQPQQQQQMQQQMLVPQVSQHQQVLTQQGVQQVSQHMQPLGVSEDNGQPVEMAQQVIPLAVVQQPQQAYLVTPVSHFQTRVQGAWYRH; encoded by the exons ATGTCCTACGAAAAGATGGAAGTGGTGAATCCTGCGGAGAAGGAGGCGAGTGAGGTGTTGCACTCTCTCCTGTCGGTGGAACGGCGGAGTGTGGACAGCAAGGAGACCATAATAGTGGCGATACCGTCCGACCAGAACGGTGGCGACTATGGCGAGAGCGCCCAGTGGCATACCCCAGTCATGGGCCAGCATTCTGTGTTTGAACTTGGCACTGCCCAGAATATGCAACAGCACAGCTACAATGGACATCAAGAACAG GTGCTTTGGCAAGGCCATACAATCCAAGTTGAGAACGGAGATGGAAACATACAGGCCATGCAAGGGACGTACAGTATTGAGTTTGAGACGAACGTAGAAACTGCAGATCTGGATGTTGAGACTAAGCCCAATGTGGAAAAGAAGGCTGGTGCTAAGAGAAAGAAAAAGGCGGAGTCTGACAGTGATGAGGAGGTCCTCGATAATAAACTGGAGGATAATCCAGCtcag GTAAAAGAGAGACTAAGAAGGGGCTGTGATTGCAAAGATAATTGTTATCGAGGCCTCAATCCTGAAGCGGTGTACCGCCATCGACTCAACATTGCAGAATTGACCAAAAGTGAACATGACATGTATTTGATGGGCATCACAATGGCGAGTTTGGCCAACCCAGCTGAGACGTCGCGTCACAAAGTCCGCAGGAGATTGAGAGCTTGCTACGTCTACCAAGGGAGAAAGGTTTGTTTAGAAGCTTTTCTATACTTGGAAAATGTGACACATTATCAGCTAAAACGAATCAGGCAACATGTTATGACTCACGGAGTCGCGCCGCGGATCCACGGCAATGTTGGTAAGAAACCCTACAACACGTTCACCCTCGACATCTACAAACATGCTACAAACTTCTTGAAGGAGTATCTCAAACAGCATGCCAGCTCACCGAAAGATGTTCAACCTTCAGGAGAAGGTAAAAAGGCGAGTAAGACTGTCATCATCCAAGGTGACTCTAGAAAGCACTTGTTCGAAGCGTACAAAGAGTATGGGGAAATTTTGGAGCCTGGAGTAAAACTCATGGGGTATTCTACCTTCCGAGCTTTCATGAAAGACCAGTTTCCCCACGTCAAATTTGCGACCAAGAAACAGGAATTACCTAAAGACTTGGTGCCATTCCGTAGCGGTAAATGCATGTCGTACGACAAGAACAAAGATCCCATTAGGATACAGCAGGAAAAAGAGAAGGCGGATGCGAAGAAGGCAGCAATGGAGCAGAAGAAGAAAGAGGAACACGAGCGAGAACAGCAAGCGCAGCAGCAGGCTCAGCAACAACAACAAGTGCAGCAACAGCAACAACAGCAGCAGCAACAGCAACAAGTGCAACAAGTCCAGGTACAACAGCACCAGCAAATGCAGAACCAGCCTCACGTGGTCATCCATCAACAGCAGccgcagcagcagcagcaaaTGCAGCAGCAGATGCTGGTGCCGCAAGTGAGCCAGCACCAACAGGTTCTCACCCAACAAGGTGTGCAACAGGTTTCACAGCACATGCAACCACTCGGCGTTTCAGAGGATAACGGACAGCCAGTGGAAATGGCTCAACAAGTTATACCTTTGGCTGTAGTGCAACAACCCCAACAGGCTTACCTCGTCACACCCGTCTCGCACTTCCAGACGAGAGTCCAAGGTGCATGGTACAGACATTGA